Proteins encoded by one window of Lactobacillus sp. ESL0684:
- a CDS encoding YebC/PmpR family DNA-binding transcriptional regulator, with amino-acid sequence MSGHSKWHNIQGRKNAQDAKRGKIFQKLSREIYMAAKNGGPDPSGNPNLRMVIDKARSNNMPKANIDRAIKKADGNSDEHYDEISYEGYAPGGVAVFVEALTDNKNRTASAVRVAFTRNGGSLGATGSVAYMFDRKGYLVIDRSTTDADEDQMLLDVMDAGGDDLQTSDDAFEIYTDPKQFAQVRDALAKAGYQFANAELTMIPENTTPVPADKKEQFANLVDALEDDDDVQNVYTAAADED; translated from the coding sequence ATGTCAGGACATTCAAAATGGCACAATATTCAGGGCCGCAAGAATGCGCAAGACGCTAAGAGAGGTAAAATTTTCCAAAAACTATCTCGTGAAATATATATGGCTGCAAAGAATGGTGGTCCTGACCCCTCAGGGAATCCTAACTTGCGGATGGTAATTGATAAGGCTCGTTCTAATAATATGCCTAAGGCTAATATTGATCGTGCAATTAAAAAAGCTGATGGTAATTCAGATGAGCATTACGATGAAATTTCTTATGAAGGTTACGCACCGGGCGGCGTAGCAGTTTTTGTAGAAGCTTTAACTGATAACAAAAATCGGACTGCTTCGGCAGTGCGGGTGGCTTTTACACGTAATGGTGGCTCACTTGGTGCTACTGGTTCTGTTGCCTATATGTTTGATCGTAAAGGTTATTTAGTAATTGACCGTTCGACTACTGATGCTGATGAAGATCAGATGTTACTTGATGTAATGGATGCAGGTGGCGATGATTTGCAAACTAGTGACGATGCTTTTGAGATCTATACTGACCCTAAGCAATTTGCTCAGGTGCGTGATGCACTCGCTAAAGCAGGTTATCAGTTTGCTAACGCTGAGTTGACGATGATTCCAGAAAATACTACCCCAGTTCCAGCTGATAAGAAGGAACAGTTTGCTAATTTAGTTGATGCATTAGAAGACGATGATGATGTCCAAAATGTTTATACTGCGGCAGCTGACGAAGACTAA
- the comGA gene encoding competence type IV pilus ATPase ComGA has product MRIKEVVGNLIETAISKHASDIFFLPDDNQLLVNLRTLKGFTNQANFTENEGKEIINFLKYAAQMDIAEHRRPQVGALTYQVNDVNFYLRLSSVGDFTDKESLVIRIIYQVNTGQYFLPEQIDQLRSLTHKRGLVITSGPTGSGKTTTMYKLAKYVGQNQMVMTIEDPVEIQESSFLQTQVNLEAEISYTRLLEAALRHRPDILIIGEIRNATTARLAVDAALSGHLVLATVHAKSTLQTISRLESLQVDRNELVNCLTAVTYQRLLPTQAGYSCLMDIAAGSVLRRNILQSQRGNFVAWSQNLTELKKRGEISAQICEQFQAG; this is encoded by the coding sequence ATGCGGATTAAAGAAGTGGTAGGTAATTTGATTGAAACAGCAATTTCTAAGCATGCTAGTGATATTTTCTTTTTGCCAGACGATAACCAGTTATTGGTTAACTTACGTACATTAAAAGGGTTTACTAACCAAGCAAATTTTACCGAAAACGAAGGTAAGGAAATTATTAACTTTTTAAAATATGCTGCACAAATGGATATTGCCGAGCATCGTAGGCCTCAAGTAGGGGCATTAACTTATCAAGTTAATGACGTAAATTTTTACTTGCGTTTATCTAGTGTGGGCGATTTTACTGATAAAGAATCGTTAGTGATTCGAATTATTTATCAAGTTAATACTGGACAATATTTTTTGCCTGAACAAATTGACCAGTTGCGCTCTTTAACACATAAGCGCGGTTTAGTTATTACCAGCGGCCCAACAGGATCTGGTAAAACAACGACAATGTACAAACTTGCTAAGTATGTGGGACAAAACCAAATGGTGATGACAATTGAAGATCCAGTTGAGATTCAGGAATCCAGCTTCTTGCAAACACAAGTTAATTTGGAAGCAGAGATTAGTTACACACGTTTGTTGGAAGCAGCGCTAAGGCATCGACCAGATATTTTAATTATTGGAGAAATTCGTAATGCCACTACAGCAAGACTAGCAGTTGATGCGGCTTTGAGTGGACATTTGGTGTTAGCTACTGTTCACGCGAAGAGCACTTTACAAACAATTTCTCGTCTAGAAAGTTTACAAGTTGATCGCAATGAATTGGTTAATTGTTTAACAGCGGTGACTTATCAACGTTTGCTGCCAACGCAAGCCGGTTATTCATGCTTAATGGATATTGCAGCTGGATCAGTATTACGGAGAAATATTTTACAAAGTCAAAGAGGTAATTTTGTTGCTTGGAGTCAGAATTTAACTGAGTTAAAGAAAAGAGGCGAGATTAGTGCGCAAATATGTGAGCAGTTTCAAGCAGGATAA
- a CDS encoding type II secretion system F family protein: protein MEQLTFLDYLQNCLANGFSLNTSLELISILWVKRSKTLTKLNLAMQQGGQLGNEMLKLGFSKTTVTQIDLALEQGNLLNCLKQLATLNRLKNEQIKKLKAEMSYPFMLVIMMVALLVFMQTFVSDQFTDTNEYTGDLLLLGILALSILFLYFLTQILALLKKQDYHSLKKLSHYPIIGPVIKVYVNYLLVYDVGLLIASGFSLQKMCEYASRQTKGSLQQFVGVKVGKQLERGKSLSQIIKQEIFLPDELILLLQTGSKKGDLSSRCLLLGQSLFTELTNRIEKTIINVQPFCFILIGLCIIGMYLKLLLPMYSMMQQI, encoded by the coding sequence ATGGAACAACTGACTTTTCTTGATTATTTACAAAATTGTTTGGCGAATGGCTTTTCGTTGAATACTAGCTTGGAACTAATTTCAATATTATGGGTTAAGCGAAGTAAGACCTTGACTAAATTGAATCTAGCAATGCAGCAAGGAGGGCAATTGGGCAACGAAATGCTTAAACTCGGTTTTTCTAAAACTACTGTGACACAAATTGATTTGGCTTTAGAGCAAGGTAACTTGTTAAACTGTTTAAAGCAACTAGCAACCTTAAATCGCTTAAAGAATGAGCAAATCAAAAAATTAAAAGCAGAAATGTCATATCCCTTTATGTTGGTAATTATGATGGTGGCGTTATTAGTCTTTATGCAAACTTTTGTATCTGATCAGTTTACAGATACTAATGAATATACAGGCGATTTATTATTACTAGGAATATTAGCTTTGAGCATATTGTTTTTGTATTTTTTGACGCAGATATTGGCATTACTAAAAAAGCAAGACTACCACTCATTAAAAAAACTGTCGCACTATCCGATTATTGGACCAGTTATTAAAGTATATGTTAATTATTTATTGGTTTATGATGTTGGCTTGTTGATCGCTAGTGGCTTTTCCTTACAAAAAATGTGTGAATATGCTTCTAGGCAAACTAAGGGATCTTTGCAGCAATTTGTTGGAGTAAAAGTTGGAAAGCAGCTAGAACGTGGAAAAAGTTTATCGCAAATTATTAAACAAGAAATATTTTTGCCGGATGAATTAATATTATTGCTGCAAACAGGGTCTAAAAAGGGCGATTTAAGTAGCAGATGTTTGTTATTAGGCCAGAGCTTATTTACGGAATTAACTAATAGAATTGAGAAAACGATTATCAACGTACAACCCTTTTGTTTTATTTTGATTGGGTTATGTATTATCGGGATGTATTTAAAATTATTGCTGCCGATGTATTCGATGATGCAGCAAATTTAA